A single window of Ictalurus punctatus breed USDA103 chromosome 27, Coco_2.0, whole genome shotgun sequence DNA harbors:
- the dnaja3b gene encoding dnaJ heat shock protein family (Hsp40) member A3b yields MAASTTSRFVRCVSKALPRLNTTWTPFSSCRYENVSGSTFTSCRYYISGLDTSRRREENNVTLRGCAGFNRLCLFSSHAFHSSSVCHEEQDLYSVLGIPRTATQKEIKKAYYQLAKKYHPDTNQDDPQAKEKFSKLAEAYEVLSDEVKRKQYDTYGSAGPSASGAGQQYWRSSTTVDPEELFRKIFGEFTGAQGFGDFSSIFEQPLEYVMELTFTQAAKGVNKEITVNIEDDCPRCHGKGHEPGTKVTQCHYCNGTGMESVNTGPFMMRSTCRRCGGRGSIIITPCVMCRGTGHTKQKKSLMVPVPAGVEDGQTVRMSTGNKQVYITFRVQRSPTFRRDGPDIHSDVMISVAQAILGGTARAQGLYGTVDIAIPPGIQTDQKIRLGGKGIARVNGYGYGDHYVHIKVKVPKKLSRRQRDLILSYAEEETDVEGSVNGVTRSASASSQHAAKESREDPKNDEEQPEKEEGGFFSRLKKMFS; encoded by the exons atggccgcTTCCACAACCAGTCGTTTTGTGCGCTGCGTGTCTAAAGCTTTACCCCGGCTCAACACGACTTGGACACCCTTCAGTTCCTGTAGATATGAAAATGTCTCCGGTTCGACTTTCACGTCGTGTCGCTATTATATTTCTGGACTGGATACGAGTCgaaggagagaagaaaacaacGTGACATTGAGGGGGTGTGCAG ggttTAATCGGCTCTGTTTGTTCAGCTCGCACGCCTTCCATAGCAGCTCGGTGTGTCACGAGGAGCAGGATTTGTACAGTGTGCTGGGAATCCCACGCACCGCTACgcagaaagagataaagaaagcGTACTATCAG CTGGCGAAGAAATACCATCCCGATACAAACCAAGATGACCCGCAGGCTAAAGAGAAGTTCTCCAAGCTAGCGGAAGCATACGAG gttcTGAGCGATGAAGTAAAACGAAAGCAGTATGATACGTACGGTTCGGCGGGGCCGAGCGCAAGCGGAGCGGGGCAGCAGTACTGGCGGAGCAGCACCACCGTGGACCCAGAGGAGCTGTTCAGGAAGATCTTTGGGGAATTTACCGGAGCGCAAGGGTTCGGAGACTTCAGCTCCATTTTCGAACAGCCGCTCGAG tacgtCATGGAGCTGACGTTCACCCAGGCAGCCAAAGGAGTGAACAAGGAGATCACAGTGAACATCGAGGATGACTGTCCACGTTGCCATGGTAAAGGTCACGAGCCGGGCACCAAAGTCACACAGTGTCACTACTGCAACGGCACCGGCATG gagtcgGTAAACACGGGCCCGTTTATGATGCGCTCCACGTGTCGGCGCTGTGGTGGGCGGGGCTCAATCATCATCACGCCCTGTGTGATGTGCAGAGGAACAGGCCACACCAAACAGAAAAAGAGCCTCATGGTGCCTGTACCTGCAG gagTGGAGGACGGCCAGACGGTGAGGATGTCCACAGGAAATAAGCAGGTTTACATCACGTTCAGA GTCCAGAGGAGTCCGACGTTTCGGCGTGATGGGCCTGACATCCACTCTGACGTAATGATCTCCGTGGCTCAGGCCATTCTCGGTGGAACGGCTCGAGCTCAGGGCCTCTACGGGACGGTCGACATTGCG aTTCCTCCAGGGATTCAGACGGACCAGAAGATTCGTCTGGGTGGTAAAGGAATCGCCCGTGTGAATGGGTACGGCTACGGAGACCACTACGTCCACATCAAGGTCAAAGTGCCCAA GAAGTTGAGCCGGAGGCAGCGGGATCTGATCCTGAGCTACGCCGAAGAGGAGACTGACGTAGAGGGATCCGTGAATGGAGTGACCCGATCAGCATCAG caagCTCCCAGCATGCAGCGAAGGAATCCAGGGAGGACCCGAAGAATGACGAGGAGCAGCCGGAGAAGGAGGAGGGTGGATTTTTCTCCAGACTAAAAAAGATGTTCTCCTGA